TTGGCTTTCTTTATTACCTACGAAGAAGGCTAATGGAGAAAGCAGGAATGGAACAAAGGACCTCTTGCCTTTATTGCCTTGCCAGGAATTCTCAACAAGTGCCCCAGCCATAAGGGCTGACTTCTTCATTTGCAAAGTGGTGCTTTTTGCAAAATGCAAATGATACACTTAAATGCTCCCGGATGTCATTACAATTAACTGTAAAGTACCTTGTAGAATTCCTCTGACCAAAATGAGGAAACTGGCCTTCAGGTCACATGCAGTTAAttgctggcaccttcattacaatGTTACTTTTAGGGTCCTTCGAAAGATGTGGCGTTGCTACATGCAAACAGAGGAGCCTGTATCCAGAAATGACATGGTGGGCTGTGCACCCTGGTTTCATGaatgagggccacaggttccccttcagTACCACAAATTTGCAGGTATGGCTGCTATGTAATCTATGTATTTACTGTACTGTTGGTAAGATATGAGAGCTACACCCAGTTTCTTtgaaccactgtacagtggtacctcgggttaagtacttaattcgttccggaggtctgtacttaacctgaaactgttcttaacctgaagcaccactttagctaatggggcctcatgctgccgccgtgccgccgaagcacgatttctgttctcgtcctgaagcaaagttcttaacctgaagcactatttctgggttagcagagtctgtaacctgaagcgtatgtaacctgaggtaccactgtacactagaGAAATACACTGCTTGGGTACACAAGGTCAATGCAACTATTATACAAAGTCTATAAACATTGGGATGGCTCTCAAATTTTATGGAcgtattatatatattattatataagcACAGTATCATTATGATTACAACATTTACACTGGCCCCTAGCTCCTCCGTTGTCTTCCACTCCTCTTGTAGGccagtaataataaaaatctggGAATAGGGAGAACAGACTGTATTGACTCTTCTGGACCTTTCAGTCCTCTTTCTTCATTGCCACTACTCTCTCTCAGAAGATCTCTCTTCCCCAAGCTACAACTCTTCTTCTATAATTTCCCCGTGTTGTTTCCATGTTGGGTTTTCCAGAAATGGTTTTTCCTCTTTTGGGTCACTATATAAAAAAGaagttccataataataataataataataataataataataataataataatttttatttatatcccgccctccccagtcgaagccaggctcagggaggctaacaacaataaaatagtacaacattctaaaatcatttcattataaaattaattcaactcaaaatgatggcaaccattaggctaaagttctgtgaagattcccaaaggagggagtcaggctgtgccctgaccaaaggcctggtggaacagctctgtcttgcaggccctgcggaaagatgtcaagtcccgcagggccctagtctcttgtgacagagcgttccaccagatcggagccacagccgaaaaagccctggctctggttgaggccagcctaacctttctgtggcctgggaccttcaggatgtttttgtttgaagaccgtaagttcctctgtgggacataccaggagaggcggtcccgtaggtacgagggtcctaggccatatagggctttaaaggttaaaaccagcaccttaaacctgaccctgtactccaccgggagccagtgcagctggtaaagcactggatgaatgtgatcctgcggagactcccgtaaggagtctcgccacggtATTCTGCACCcattggagtttctgggtcagtctcaagggcagccccacgtagagcgagttacaataatccagtctggaggtgaccgtcgcgtggatcacagtggctaggtcagggcgagagaggtaatgGCAATGGAACTATACCTATCTAAAATCTTTTTTAGAGGTAGATAGTAGACTTCTTGGCCATTTCCATTCCACTTGTTGCCCATGTTTTGCAGGATTTGGGTAGGGGGATTTTTAAATGCAGGGAACCTTTTGCAGCATGTCAATCCTGCTTTTCCTTGAGATGACGTTAAGAGAAAATGACAACAGGTCCCTTTCTGTGTTGTCAGTGGCAGCACAGCAGACATCCACATGTGGTTGTTGCAGGAGAGCACAAAATGCTGTTCTTGCTGAGataatgcaaagaaagaaagaaagaaagaaagaaagaaagaaagaaagaaagaaagaaagaaagaaagaaagaaagaaaaagaaagaaagaaagaaagaaagagaaagaaaacacgaTCCAGTGAAAAAATAAGCATTTTTAGTTCAATTGGTTAACAGAGTTATGTGCCTGTTTAAATCCCCCTCCTTGAAACCAATGGGATAGAGGGATGCTTAATTTTGGTTTAGTGTTTTGAGTGAATAGTAATTTTTGTTAAAAATTAAAGTCCCCATTAAAATTGAATTCTGAAGTTGGTGGTTTACTGCCCCACTCTACTGCTGTCCACTAGCAACAGCTGCTGGGAGTGGAGAAATACCAGGTGGTTGCACGGTTTCAGCCGAGTCTTTGTATTATCTCTTGAGTGAAATCGATGACAAGTTTTCTTTTAAGTGCTTGCAAAATAAACCGTCAACCGTAGGAGGGCCAGGAAACAGTCTGcttcagggactgaacctgaaaggggaggggggtttctGCACAGAGCTTTGACGCAAGACAAATAAAAGCTATCCACTCCCACTTctttataaagggggggggagggggcataagTCTAATACTGCCTTACAATTCTCAGGAGAGACAAAGTTGGAACAGAGGCTTCCCCTGGGTGCAATTTCAGTCTCCAGAAGAGACCCCCCCCACACCATATTCAGGAAGGTAAGTGGATCTCTTGTAagtcttttttcccctccagagcagagattgaaagaaaaacacaagaGCTTGTGTTGGCTtcagcaccaaggagagctcctaGAAGTCAGGCATGCAGGTGGCGTTTACACAGTCAGAGTCTGATGCTTTTTTTAGCAGCTGTAGAGTCTGCATTCTGCTTCCAAGGTGTGCAAGAGAGCTTAGGACCAGTGGAAATCTGACCCACCTTCAAGCAAAAATCAAAACTAGTTCATGAAAGCCTATGGCATAATACATTTGTTGATCAGTAAAGTACTGGAGGACTATTTGTTTCCAGAGATGTAGTGTGTTGCGGCACAATCCGCTACGTTAGACAGTGGTGGAGTCTGGGCTACTGGTGTCTCAAGCCTTCACAGGCTATAAGAACTACTGCTAAGAAGCaactgcgagagagagagaggagtggggAATGCAGGAAATAGGCAGCAAGAAATGCAAAACATACTTCACTCCTGAGCTTTAAAAGCTATATGTCCTCTCTTAAGGTAGAGATGTTACGAGTAACATTTTGCAGTGTCTACTGCTTCATCAAAGGAGTGTTCCTCTTCATGGTTCCAgacagctcttccctccaagtagGGCATGCcccatctgtttttcttttctatgttgttgtttagtcgtttagtcgtatccaactctttgtgaccccatggaccagagcacgccaggcactcctgtcttccactgcctcccgcagtttggtcaaactcatgctggtagcttcgagaacattgtccaaccatctcgtcctctgtcgtccccttctccttgtgccctccatctttcccaacatcagggtcttttccagggaatcttctcttctcatgaggtggccaaagtactggagcctcagcttcaggatctgtccttccagtgagcactcagggctgatttccttcagaatggagcagtttgatcttcttgcagtccatgggactctcaagtgtctcctccagcaccataattcaaaagcatcaattcttcggcgatcagccttcttttctATAGGTCACCCTATATTCTACGCCTGCTCAGTATGCTCAGTCATCATTGGGttgtttggggcagggggagaaggtTGCCCCATTAGTTCTTTTTAAAGATTCTTTACACTTCTATAAACCCTTCGTTTCTCCCAGTCATGCTGATACCTCTTTGTTGTTTCCTCAGTTTTCACTATGATCCAGGTGACACTCATCCCGAGTTTGATattaggaggggagagagaaggaattaTGCCTCTTTAACTTCCAATTTAGCAAGGACCAAATATATTTGTAAACCTGATTAGCTGAGATAGCAAAGGCAGGGGGAGCAATGGAAAAGAAAGGGGTGGCAATGAAGGGTTTTCCTATACCTAAAGTACAGCTCATAATCCATACAGTACTTGTTCATCATATAGAGATTATGCGTAAAGACTGGTATGTATATACAAGGAGCATGGGTCAAAGCTGAAGCGTCTCTCTTGCATTTAGAAGCAGGAATATTGTTGTCTTTATAAAAATGAGTTGAGGCTTCTTATTGTTCCAGAAGAGGAATTCAAATACACTTATCCGTCAATATGAATGCACAAGATTTTATTCCCACCCTTCTCCCCGGTTGGACTCATGTTaaaatttagaaatatggcaaGCTGTAAACTCATGAATTCGTTTGTTCTGCATTATAAACATGTCATGATATAGCATTTGCCAACTATAGATTCCATATTTCTTattataagagagagagaaaacaagtttaaaaatatatatttgagcAATGCACAGAAATAGCTGCTgtttatatacctgagtttcaaaagcagttattacatatattttgattttattctaatGATCAAGGTGCAAAAatctaataataaatttattctgAAGGACTTAGAAGGCATAGATTTGCAAAAATGAAAGCAAATCAAAAGTGTTAAAATAAAATCGTAGGGTGTTATGCCTTATGCTCAGAGATCCCATAGTGAATTACTATACTGAGAGGACTGCACTGTGTTAGCAGAAACAATGCAGTTGGCACTGTGCAGAACACAGAAATTGAAGAGGGGGAAGTGgcttgagagaggaagaaagagtaTTCCAGCCACAGAGAGCAGCACTGCTATATAGGAACAGACACAGTGCGGAATAGAGGAGCTAAGAACAGGGGAGTTTGTGCAGGAGACAGATGTTTGGAAGGGCCCAGTGGCTCATCTAATGTCAACCACATTGCAGGAGTACAAGGTAGctctaaaccagggatggagaTAATGGAGCTGTTGCTGAACATCTTCCCTGACAGTTGTCCATCCTGTCTGAAGCTCATGAGAATTGAAATccaacatctggatggtcacCGGCTCCCCATCACTCATAGAAATGATTCCCAACAGAATAGCCCCAACAGCAAAACCAGAGGGACATGTCCCAACTTTTCATGGCAGAGGAGCATGTCACAACTTCTCATGGCTATGCAACTCTCACCTTGTTTCATGGCTGAACTGCTCTTAGACGCCACATCCCAACACAGAATTGGGTATACTTAGTTCTGTGTCAGATTGCAGCCAAAAGATTTAACTGAAATGTACTTTGTAATTCAAAACTATTGCTTCTAGAGCTGGATAGGTGGAATCACAGTTGCCCTGCTGCACTCTCCAATCATTTGGATTCACAAGATGAAGTCTTTagcaggtaaagggacccctgaccattaggtccagtcgtgaccgactctggggttgcggtgctcaattcactttattggccgagggagccggcatacagcttccgggccatgtggccagcatgactaaaccactagagcagcgcatggaaacaccgtttaccttcccgccggagtggtgcctatttgtctacttgcactttgacgtgctttcgaactgctaggttgggaggagcagggacctaaGCAGCATGGctctttccttttcctgtacttttgaccataaaagggtgttcctattcctgttcctatactcttatcttggagcaagaggtcaccaactcctggTGCCGTTCCGGACTAAGTCTGTGTGTCAGAGTGTGGTCCTTAATGTAAGATAAGATAGACAGagtgccatccctgctccactggaacagccaaggccatccattgccgtcatggactgataaaggagaacgctttgagcacttgtttatacagctggctttTTGTTTATACTCacgagctcaagttaatgcattttagaaatgttcccttgcagggggggaaatgtggattTTGGTTCagtttcaaactgactgcacaaaaacccattccttcagattcgaggaagtcagttatcaatgtaaCAAGAATTAGATATTGGAAGAAACAAATTTTATTtgtgtttaatttattgtttagtCTATTGTATTGTaatgtgtctctcccccccccccttttttcctttttgttataaatgtggaaaatcaataaaaaaaattggaaaaagaaagaacgaAAGCTTTCCCGCAACATGAGATTCACCCGCTTCCTTTTCATTGTGGGTTTGCTTCATGTGACGCCTTTCTTCTGCCATAGCCAGATGGATCCCATGGCTCTTGGCCGAACTGATCCCAAATGCTGGGAATCCTCCTCGGCCGTCTTGCTGGAGATGAGGCAGCCGCCTGTTTCTGACTCTGTCAGTGGCTTTTGGGACTTTATGATCTTCCTGAAGTCGTCTGAGGACTTGAAGCACGGGGCTTTGTTTTGGCACCTGGCCCAGCTCTTCTGGGATATCTACATGGACTGCGTGCTCTCCAGAACCCACGGCTTAGGGAAAAGGCAGTTGGCTGAATCCCAGAGACCAACTGCAGCTCTCCCGTCTTGGCTCATCTTGAGTAAGCAAGGTTAGTATTCTGcacccagggggcaggaaggtaGCAGCAACGTCCAGAACTTTTATCAACCCTAGTCAGACAGGTGTGTGAAGGAGGCATTTCACGGGCTTCCTCCCACACGAACCAAATCAGGGTCCTCAATCTTTTTGTACCtgggggcacatttggaaatccgtggttttccacggatctgagggtaatgaaacaatcgttgagacggctagagcaccggtggcagataactcattctgaagctgaccggacacgggttagagctcaatgtcgagcctaccaagtggcagtagcaacggcgaagaagactttcttcaccgcctctattgcatctgcagaaaacagcagcaggggactttttcaggtggttcgcaatttagcggaaccacctgctacatcggggcccagtatgggccatatgatctcctgcaatgattttgcaaagctttttgcagataaagtcgctcagattcgggaagaggtagactccatcgtgggagcagggctggggtgggagagtgctagagtcctgtctagtcaagttacgtgggatcaattccaatctgttacccctgaggatgtggacaggctgcttggacgagtgaaaccaaccacctgtctccttgatccttgcccatcctggcttataaaagcttcacggggtggtgaatgcttctctctgtgagggagccttcccagacccactgaaggaggcagttatcaaaccgcttcttaaaaaaccatctttagatgcggccacgatggccaactatcgcccagtctcaaatcttccattcttgggcaaggtgattgagcgagtggttgctgaacaactccaggcacacctggaagaagtggaccatttggatcccttccagttgggattcaggcctcatcatgagactgaaactgccttggtcgcactggtcaataatctccggcgggctagggacaaaggtgagagctgtttccttgttctgctggatctcccaatggcttttgacaccatcgaccatcaCATttttctggaccatctagaggggctgggagctgggggcactgttatacagtggttccgctccttcctcctgggccgtgttcagaaagtggtggggggatgagagttcagacccctgggctctcacttgtggggtgcctcagggttctgtcctctcccccatgcttttcaacatctacatgaagccgctgggagagatcatcagggggtttgggctgggtgttcatcagtagggtttgcagcgttcaggagccaatttgctccagagccaagccatttgggaaccaaggtaccaccattGTAGCATTAAGACAGAAGAAACACTGGGGATGCATAGAACTACCGCCACCCCACAAAATACCCAGGTAAAGCACCTacaaacactttaaaacaaataaaacccagGCATAAAAAAGCCCCCAAAAACTAACAAACAGGTAACCCCTCCCCAAACTAGCAACTCCCCCCAAAACCctcaatttaaaataataaaattgggaGGGGCAAGGAGGCTTGGGAGGTGCCCTCGGGGGATGTTAGAGGTTGCCATGGTGCCCACGAGTGTTTTGTAGGGGACTCAAGGCCTAGATCCCATGCAACTAGTGGCAATGTCAGAAGAGGTCCCGGCCAAAGTGAAATCCAAGTGAACCAGAAATATGGCTTAAATTTGTCGTTAAATCTATTACTATCGATGGAGCACAGTTGTCACTGTAATTAAATTGTGCCCTTTGCATGGTGGCACAATTCTAGAAATCcagggattactgtatttttcgctctatagattgcactcccccccccctccaaaaatgaaggggaaatgtgtgtgtgtcctatggagtgaatgcaggcttcaggaagctatccgcaagccttcggagcgcggcgggagttcccaccgggctccgaaggcttgcggatagcagcctgcagcccgaagcccggggagcgcagcgccaactcctgctgcgcaccccgggcttcaggcagttatccgcaagccttcggagcccgcgggagttcccggcgggctccgaaggcttgcggatagcagcaagctctgggagcgaaggcgaggttgTGCGCAAGGCAACCTCGCCACTGctcccggacccgttctgggggctggggtcgggggaagctcgggcttcccccgccccagccccgcaacTAAAaatgaagccaagacagcgagcaggatccatcccactcgctgtcttggcttctttgctctttggggctgggggggttgtttcccctttatcccccccccctaaaatctaggtgcgccctatggtccggtgtgccctataaagcgaaaaatacggtagttctgtcATGGTTATACATGCTGAAAACTATGCAACCAAAGCAGGCATTAAAGGGATCTCAGTGGGGATGGATAAATCACTTGGCTGCTCATAAGATTCACAAGGTGGGCATTAACATGGCTGAAACTCTCTTCTGAGCAAGTTCCTTCAAAGGGAATGGGAACTGCCTTTGCTACCCTTTCAGTTGCTTGAACAGAGAATGTGTAGACAAAGATATGTTGCTCATATTTTACCAGACTGATAAgtatttctccccccaaaaaatatctgCTAGATTTCAGTTCATCAAGGATGTGTGATTAGATTGATTAGATATCAGTTTGCAGGTTCAGATTCTGAAACCCTAGCTGGCATAAACCACCGTTCACACTGGCACCAACAATAAATTTAACTGCAATAAGAAGGAAGTACAAGAACACATATACACAAAACTGACTCCTGACGTATTAATTATGGTTAGGAGAGAGCCAGAATCACAACAACACTATACCTCAGTCTCAGATCTCTGTCAGTAAAATGTGAATAATGACAGGTGTTTGAGCAAATGGGAACTGTAAAATAATGATGTTATTCAGCCTGAGTGTTAAATCATAGACTTGGTGAACTAAAATataatcattattttattttgtttcactaTGTCGTCAGTCCATGTTAATTTAACAGAAACATCCACTTCCATGATTAActgatgaaaaagaaaaaatcgaTGGACCACACAACACAGAGAAACATATTATCTAGCGTCTTATAAAAATGAAGCAAACTGCTGATTCTTAAGCATGGTA
The Podarcis muralis chromosome 1, rPodMur119.hap1.1, whole genome shotgun sequence DNA segment above includes these coding regions:
- the FAM237A gene encoding protein FAM237A; the protein is MRFTRFLFIVGLLHVTPFFCHSQMDPMALGRTDPKCWESSSAVLLEMRQPPVSDSVSGFWDFMIFLKSSEDLKHGALFWHLAQLFWDIYMDCVLSRTHGLGKRQLAESQRPTAALPSWLILSKQGIFSQIQMTPLWKKKELKENLIRIHVHKSRSASHGRITGLLTIKAKLF